The proteins below are encoded in one region of Anomaloglossus baeobatrachus isolate aAnoBae1 unplaced genomic scaffold, aAnoBae1.hap1 Scaffold_5200, whole genome shotgun sequence:
- the LOC142282768 gene encoding phosphatidylcholine:ceramide cholinephosphotransferase 1-like codes for MKEVMYWSPKEVADWLSKRGLQEYSETFKSLNGQGLLRLTEDDFRKPPLSRVSSDNGRQLLEMIETLKIENHIEEHKNGHANGHICIKDEINCNDRSFTSKAKKNGMPNGVRKEMIKIPMPEVDRSQAFPDEWCKTFVAFLYALCCFIFTTVMISVVHERVPPKTEEGPLPDVFFDHFDRVAWAFSICEINGMILVALWILQWLFLKYKSIVCRRFFCIVGTLYLYRCITMYITTLPVPGMHFNCSPK; via the exons ATGAAGGAAGTAATGTACTGGTCGCCCAAAGAGGTTGCTGACTGGTTATCAAAGCGCGGTCTACAGGAATACTCCGAGACCTTTAAGTCCCTCAACGGCCAAGGATTGCTCAGGTTAACTGAAGATGATTTCAGAAAGCCCCCCTTGTCACGTGTATCATCTGATAATGGACGGCAGTTGCTGGAGATGATAGAGACGCTGAAAATAGAGAACCACATAGAGGAACATAAGAATGGACATGCAAACGGACATATTTGCATCAAAGATGAGATTAATTGCAACGATCGTAGTTTCACCAGCAAAGCCAAGAAGAATGGGATGCCAAATGGAGTCCGGAAAGAGATGATAAAAATTCCTATGCCGGAGGTGGATCGTTCCCAAGCCTTCCCCGATGAGTGGTGTAAAACCTTTGTAGCCTTTCTCTATGCACTTTGCTGTTTTATCTTTACCACCGTGATGATCTCTGTTGTCCATGAACGTGTACCTCCCAAGACCGAGGAAGGACCGCTCCCGGATGTGTTCTTTGATCATTTTGACCGGGTAGCTTGGGCTTTCTCCATATGTGAAATCAATGGGATGATTTTAGTGGCACTGTGGATCCTGCAGTGGTTATTTCTGAAGTACAA GTCCATTGTTTGCCGGCGCTTTTTTTGTATAGTTGGGACGCTCTACTTGTACCGTTGTATAACGATGTACATTACTACACTGCCAGTTCCTGGCATGCATTTTAATTGTTCTCCAAAG